The Heterodontus francisci isolate sHetFra1 chromosome 23, sHetFra1.hap1, whole genome shotgun sequence nucleotide sequence caacatctacaatattttgctttttgttttagCTAGCATCACAGTCTGTCCAAGGTATTCAAAATCCTTCACACAGGAAATAAGGATTCTTTATTCTGTGGGGTTTAACCtttatccctgattttcattggttCCCAAGTGGAGGAAACATTGATATTTGTAACTGAGTATATTTGATTGCTCTAGCACTGTGATTGCGACACAAACAGCATAGATCCTGCGACGATTTGATGGTTTATCACCACCAGATCTTAACAGCACACTTCACCTGACTCCCACAAAATTATAGAATGATTTTATGCAAATAACAATGCTGAAATTTGTCCAGCTGGTAAATCCTGTCTGTTTGCTTTAGAAAACACAGGTTCCAGAGGATCAAGTGACAGAGACAGCACCAAGTGATGCCAGCAATGCTGTACCTAGTACTGAGACATCCTGCAATGAACCCAGTGTCCCTGCAGGGAGCACAGAGGAGACCCTGGTGTTCTTTGACCTGGAAACCACAGGCCTAGGTAATGACCATCTGATCTGAGTGAGACTCCTTCAGCTTTGTACTAAGGAGCTGCATCACACTGTGGCACCTTTTTGCTTTCTGCGTACACCAGTTTGCATTTGTGCAGAGACTTCAACATAACAAAAGAAAGAAGCTTCACAGGAGAACAAATAATGATAACTTGGGGGTGATGAACATTCCCAGCCCGGTGGATCCGTGTCTCACTCCCAGCCCGGTCTATTTCTGTCTCACTCCCAGCCCGGTCTATTTCTGTCTCACTCCCAGCCCGGTCTATTCCTGTCTCACTCCCAGCCCGGTCTATTTCTGTCTCACTCCCAGCCCGGTCTATTTCTGTCTCACTCCCAGCCCGGTCTATTCCTGTCTCACTCCCAGTCCGGTCTATTCCTGTCTCACTCCCAGTCCGGTCTATTCCTGTCTCACTCCCAGCCCGGTCTATTCCCGTCTCACTCCCAGCCCGGTCTATTTCTGTCTCACTCCCAGCCCGGTCTATTTCTGTCTCACTCCCAGCCCAGTGTATTCGTGTCTCACTCCAGCCCGGTGTAGCCGTGTCTCACTCCCAGCCCAGCCAATCCGAGTCTTGCTCCCAGCCCGGTGTATCCGCGTCTCACTCCCAGCCTGATGTATCCGCATCTCACTCCCAGCACGGTGTATCCGCGTCTCACTCCCAGCCCAGTGTATTCGCGTCTCACTCCCAGCCTGATGTATCCGCGTCTCACTCCCAGCCCAGTGTATTCGTGTCTCACTCCCAGCCTGATGTATCCGCGTCTCACTCCTGGCCCAGtgtatctgtgtctcactcccagcCTGATGTATCCGAGTCTCACTCCTGGCCCAGtgtatctgtgtctcactcccagcCTGATGTATCCGAGTCTCACTCACAGCCCAGTTCTGTTGAATGTAGCAGAATCAGTTGGTCTGTAACATTCAGTTTGGAAAGGAAGGTTGTACTTTAACATTATATCTGTCTTCCAGAAAAAGATTGTGACATTGTGCAGCTGTCGGCAGTGAGTGGTGAGAAGATCTTCAATAAGTACATCCTGCCCAGCAGACCCATGTCGGCAGGTGCTGTGACCATTACTGGAATACAGATCATGGGTGGAATCTTGTACCTGAGAGGACAACCTCAACCCACCTGCAGTCTCCAGGAAGCCATGACAGCTTTCCTCCAGTTCCTGCAGTCTCTGGACAGGCCTCTGTTAGCAGGCCACAACATCTGGAAATTTGACGGGCCAATTATTCTAAGAGCCTGGCAAGAGATTTCCATAAAAAATGAATTTGCCAGATGTGTGACTGGATTCCTGGATACACTACTGCTGGCCCAGGACATTATTCCTAAGTCAGAGGTCAAGAGCTATAAGCAAACTGAATTAGTGCAAACTTTTCTTAAGAAAGGTTATGAAGCTCACAACGCTATAGAAGATGTGAAGAGTTTGCAGGAGCTATACTCTGTTCTAAAATTTACTTCAGAGCAGAAGCAGAACAGTCAGTTTTCTTTCTCTCAGCTTGAAAGTCATGTGTCTCTGCAGCCTCTCCTTGATGATAAAATACTATTCTTTCAGTTTGCTGATAAACTTGCAAAGCAGGAAATTAGTCTTGAAAAGTTGAAATTAACATATCAGCAAGATGGTGAGTCAGGTCTGAAAACCCTTCTCCAGTCTCTGGGACACTCGGGGCCTAATTACATCAGACTCTCAAACTTTTTCAGTCGGTGAAAGGGCTGCTCGTGTATTTGTGCTCTGTTAACCCGCCATGGAGTTGACACAATAACAATGACGCACCTTCCTCTCGATAAGcaactaacacacacactcttccTAATACCTAAGACACAAATGATTTCCTCACCCCGTCTTACTTGCTAATTGCTTCAGATCTCTGTGCTGTTTGAATCATATTgctgtttttatatatatatgtagGTGTTTGTGCAATGTTACATGATCTAAATCCTCAATaaataatattttaaaaaacaTGACTTTTGGTTACTTGATCTACCTCCAGTATGGGCACAGGGTGAATGTGTGAGAGTAACAGGAGAGCAGCTACCTGAGTAAGTGCACCAGGGAAGTTCTGAGGTGTGAATGCGTCAGTACATAGACAGCCTTCTTTGGAGATGGGACATTACTGGGTCATATTCGAGCCAGCcaccagtgggtggggggggggggggcggtggcggtcAGGCAGGGTGCTGTTGGGTGGTTCCAGCCAGCCACTGAAAGTACAGGGGTCATATAGTATGCTCTCTCATGTATGCTGGAGGTGATACTCATGCTAGAGCACAGCTCCACAGACACAAGCCCACCTCAGGTATCTCGGCCAGCAGCTGTACTTCAGATGTAAGTTTAGGCTCactaggctgaattttatgagctgccgagggatgggaatggaggcaggggggcccataaaattatgTGGGAAGGTGGGCATGGAGTGTCCATTGTCTTCCTGATGCCTTCTGGTTTAGTCCggggtggggaaggctgaggacagtcttcctgccccaggccaattgaggccacttaaggcctcttctcgcctccacctcaattttagcAGGGGGAGGtctcctcctttgggggcaattgaGGGCCTCTAAAGGGACCCCCGGTGGCGATAACCATCCCCACCCAGAAAAACCTCATCCCACACCCACCAATACCAACCCCCATCCTGTTGCCGTGGCCTGACGGAATGGCCCCGGCGACCCTGACACCCTGTAATGGGGTCTTCATCACTCCTCCTCGGCAGGACCTCCTGCAGTACCAccaatggccaccactcctggtggtgctgctggtagtgcagagctgccggccctgcAATTGGCCAGAAGCTGTGGAGGTGGGAGcacatcccttaaagggacggtgttcccaatggtgggcagttaattggttgCCTGCGTTAAGGGGGTTCAATGAAGGGCTGAagtggggttcccctcaccttcCAGCCCACCACCAGAACCCACATCACAGGAATAAAGTCTGGCCCACTGTCCAAATCTCACTGCCAAGCCCGATCCTGTCCTCACATCCACCATTCTCTGCACGAGCTGTCggttagtgatcaggagcaggaactctcaCTGATTTGACCTCCCATTAGCCTGGGATGCAGATTTGCTCTGGTGGCAAGCTCAGTGATCTAATCCTGACAAGAATAGTAGCATTTTTTGATTATTTGCAGTGATACATATTTATTTAAAAATAACAAAACAAACTGATGGACATTCAGTCGGCAGGAGGCTGTAGCATCTGGGAAGAAAAGTCAAACAAGGAACGTTGTAGGGTGTATGGGTGTCAGGCCAGGAATGGTGTAGGGTGGATGGAGGCTAGGCCTGGGTGGGTGGGGGTCAGAgatggtgtagggtagtggggggggggggggggtgcagaatgGGTGGGAAGGTCAGCATGTTGGAGGAGATGTTCTTCTTGTAATGTCACCAACAGGAGACATCAGGGGCAGAAAGAAATTGATCGCATCGCACTAGAAACACCA carries:
- the LOC137383028 gene encoding protein PML-like isoform X1, whose protein sequence is MSFKNPAESDKKTQVPEDQVTETAPSDASNAVPSTETSCNEPSVPAGSTEETLVFFDLETTGLEKDCDIVQLSAVSGEKIFNKYILPSRPMSAGAVTITGIQIMGGILYLRGQPQPTCSLQEAMTAFLQFLQSLDRPLLAGHNIWKFDGPIILRAWQEISIKNEFARCVTGFLDTLLLAQDIIPKSEVKSYKQTELVQTFLKKGYEAHNAIEDVKSLQELYSVLKFTSEQKQNSQFSFSQLESHVSLQPLLDDKILFFQFADKLAKQEISLEKLKLTYQQDGESGLKTLLQSLGHSGPNYIRLSNFFSR
- the LOC137383028 gene encoding protein PML-like isoform X2; translation: MASPVKTQVPEDQVTETAPSDASNAVPSTETSCNEPSVPAGSTEETLVFFDLETTGLEKDCDIVQLSAVSGEKIFNKYILPSRPMSAGAVTITGIQIMGGILYLRGQPQPTCSLQEAMTAFLQFLQSLDRPLLAGHNIWKFDGPIILRAWQEISIKNEFARCVTGFLDTLLLAQDIIPKSEVKSYKQTELVQTFLKKGYEAHNAIEDVKSLQELYSVLKFTSEQKQNSQFSFSQLESHVSLQPLLDDKILFFQFADKLAKQEISLEKLKLTYQQDGESGLKTLLQSLGHSGPNYIRLSNFFSR